The genomic window AGCAAAATAGTTAAGGGCAAAGAAGGGAAGACAAGAAGAAGGAAGTCTATTTTGGTCTCACGTAGCCACAGTAAGGAGAATCCTGGCACTTCTAAGACAAACCCAAAGTGAACCCAGACTAACCAGGACTGTGCTTGGGAGGGGGACAGGGGCATTACCTTTCAACACCAGAGGTTCTTTGCCTTCTCTCTTCAGGGACTCGAGGACTATGTGAAGTGGCTGGGAGGGCATCACTCGGCTCGGCTCATTGGTATTCTCATCATAAACTataatttctttggaaaagatCCTCTTGAAAGAGTCCTTGCCTTCCCTACAGGAAATCAAGTCTAAGACCGTGATCTTGCCCTGCTGCAGTCTCCGCCGGCTGATCTTATCGGCACAGTTAATGTGGACAGCTCCTTGGATGTGACTCTTGTTGTACTCCATGAAGGGCCTGCAGTCAATGATGACAGGGCCCTGGCTCGGCAGGTGACTCTTGCTGCATTTGGTCATCTTCTTCGCCAAGTCATTGGGGTAGATTATTTTGATGCTGGCTAGCTGCTTGGGGGTCCCTGACACGGGGCTGCCCACCCCACCTGATGGACTTAGAGAGCCtgcattttcattgttgttgaCCATCTGGTTGGCAGGGCAGGTGGTAGAGGTTCCGATGGCGGTGGTGGCGGCGCCGGCAGCGATGGCTTGGGTTTGGGCCTGATTGTCCTTGTCGTAGGTTGCCACAGTGCAGCAGCTGGCACTGCTGCATCCACAATTCAGGGAGCGGGCAGAGCCGCTGGATGAGGGCATATACGTCAGATTCGCAGCCTTGAGGGATACGACGGTGGTGGCAATGACAGGAGGGTGGCTGTTACTGCTTGGGGCGGCAGAGCCAAGGTAGCTAGAGTCTAAACAAAGGTTGAGATCCTGAGGTCGGACGGGCCTAGACAGTGCCACTACTACCCTGTCGTCTAAAGGAGACGGAGGCATGAGGAGGCTGAAAACTGGCAATTGAAGAAGAACTCAAGACAGTCTgtaaagaaggggagggggaaagaaagaataaagtcaCGTGACACAAAAGGCAGTCTGATCCAAACCCTAGGAAAGGCCTGTGCATCCCTCTGAGTGAAGTTGTCCTAAGGGCCCTTTATCATGCCACTCTCCAAGCCCAAAACTCATTTTTAGAGATTTGAAGACGATGTCAACCTGAGGGCCCCCACCTATTTGGTGACTAAGTCTTAGGTTCCACGTACGGTCTACACAAATGTTGACGAACAACCTCTCATGGACCTACATCGAAGTTCAGCCTCGGAGAAAGTACAAGCACAGAGAATCAGAAAAGCCGAAGACAGAAGGGAAGGCTCTTAAGAGGCATCTATTCCGGGCCTCATCTCCTGGGCAGAAGCATAGTGCAACCATATGAGAAAGACCCATTTGTCCCCCCTTGCATACTTTCCGTTTAAGTCCTTCACCCACTGCAAAGGCGAGGGAATGACCATGAGCGCTGGCACGGCTCACCGAAATATACAGCAGCTAAATATACATCAGGGGTGGATGGCAACTTTCTGCGAATCAGAATGAAAGTATCCCCCAAGTGAATCTCTTTAACTAGGAACTATTCTTGCGTCCCTTTGAAAAGCACAACACAGTCATATTAAAACCTCCCATGTTTCCTGTTAGTCTCTTATAAATTAATCTGCATTTCCCCTTTTGTTACAAATGAACTGTCCTAAAACAAAGACTCAGGTCAAGAAGCCAGGTCTGGTAACCCCCCAACCCTGGCAGATCCATCACCCTTTGCTCCTCTGCTGCCCACCTCAATCCCCCACTCTGCCGCCCACACTTCTGCCTTTAAGAAAAGGACCAGTTTGACGGCCCACTCCCAGTTCCCTAGTGGCACAGACTATGTATGCATCCCAGAGCTTCTCTCAacgggagggagggagccactgTGTATAACATTTCAATCCCCCACAGAAAGACCCCTGCCCCTTGAAGAGGATGAGTTCCATAGAAAGGACTTCCCCTGTTAAAGGGGGCCGTGAGGTGTTGCCCACTGGGTCCACCTCCTGTCACCTGAGAGGACGCCTGCAAAGGAATACAGTTCCGTCCTTCCCATAGGCACAGGGGCACTCTACAACCCGACCCTACAGGCTCTTCTTCTATTACACATactcagagaaaagaaaccaaacccCATGCAAGAGTCCTCACCTAAACGAACTTTAAGAGATGTCTGGGAAAATGTCATCTATCATCCGTCTACACACGACCGTCACCATTCTCTGACAGAGAGCTAAAGTATCACAGGCAGAAtccacacacgcgcgcacactcATACACTCAGAGACACGCACCCGACACGTCCACAGATCCCCACCGACTCACGTTTCTCTCACCCACGTTTGGATGGGAGAGAAGGATTCACCCCCgttcctccctcctgtcctcccacccccttccctccccgcccctcctccctccctcccttgcgtAGTATTTTTTTGAAGAGCAAGTACTATTCCAGAAGCTATAACTGTTTCCCAGCTGGACCAAGCGGTGAAAGTCTTTGCTATTGTGTTATCAGGTAGGGTAAGTCCCAGGATCAACAGCCCATTTCCTCTGCGAGGGACGCATAAGCTTGTTCGCGGAGACACAGGCTGGGACCCCCCACCTCCACACGGAGTGCGCGgctggctcgctctctctctctctctctctctcacacacacacacacacacagagtctccCCGAGTGTATAAAGAGATCTGCATCCCTGCAGCAGAGGGTCGGGCGTATATGTTGCCCGTGAAAGCATCCAGACTGGCCCAGGAAACCTCCCAGAGAAACACTATGCTATCCCCTCTCCCTTGCTAGTCGTCCTTCCACCTCTAGGCAGGGGctggaaagaaaattaagtcGTTAGAGAATGCTACTTCCCCACTTCTGGGCGCTTATCCCCCTTCGCAGCACAGCGCACTAACAAGCCCCTGGCATTTAAAACTGCCGCAAAGCATCCCAACaaacctcatttttttccttctccccaaatCCAAGTAGACTGCAGGGAGAGTAAACGCACTGGGTAGCGTGAGCCATCAGCCGGAACCCTATAACCTCACCTGCTGTGGCTCCCCCGTGAGCAtcgcatcacacacacacacacacacacacacacacactcactcgcACTCACACTCTCACCGCCTTACACTCCCGGGCTCTCAGGAGTAACTGCTGTGACTTCCACTTACTTTATAAATAAGTGTAGCCCTCCACCATCTGGCGCTCCGCTTCAGCTAAGGATTCGCCCATTCAGCCCCCATTCACTTGGCTTCATTGATCTCCAGCAGCAACATAGTTACTTTCTCTTTTGCTACACTGTAAATGTAAGATCCCGAGGGGGCGGGCCGGCTGCCGACCGACGGCACGTTGGGCCAATAGAAATCCGGAGAAAGCTGACCGCTACCTCACAGCGGCCCGCGGCCAATGGACAGCCTAGGGGGAGGAGTCAGGGGCGTGGCCTCGTCTCTTTAAGGAGGGTTTATCGGACGCCGCTTCGGGTCCACAGCGTTATAACACGGGCGGTGATGTCATTGGCAACCAATCAAAAACTTAAAAGGGCCAGCCCGGGGCCCGCGCGGAGCAGCTGCTCTCTATTTACATGTAAACCGAACGGGCTGGATGCAGTTAACCCTTTCTGGGGCTGAAGTGTCAATGGGCCAAGCTCGCCGCTCTGGCTTAAAACTGGCTCTGTCCCTTTGCCCGGACCCCTCTGAGTCCCCCTAGCCCGGGGGCAGATCgcgctttctttttccttcttacttGGGACGGAAGATCAAAGTGTCGAAGTAACTTTCTAAAGGCAAGAAACAAGAACGATCGCCGTCCCCAGTGGGGAAACCGGGTTCTCCGAGTCGCTCGAGGTATTTTGACAAACCCTAACCCGAGATTCAGACGTCGCCGAGCCTCCTGCAGTAGGACCGACGTGAGCGCGCAGCCAGGGGCGTCGCTTCTGCACCGGCCCGCGAGCACCCGCCACGCGCTGGGGACCGGGACCCGGGCGCAGCTGGGGAGTCGGCCGGCGGGACCCGGAAAGCGAGGCCCGTCCAGCCAAGCTGCACCCCGTGTTTTCGGGCCGCCCCGCTCGGCTCCGCGCCTCGGGGAACCGTCGGCCGCCCGCCCGCAGATGTCGCTGCCCCTCCGGCTGTCCTACTGCTACCCGACGCGGCCGTGGCGCGGCGCCCTCCGGCTCGCTTGCATCTGCGCCCCAGTCACGGCCCCGCTGTCCCCCGCTGTCCCCCGCCCGCTTCCCGGGGCTCGGCCGGGAGCACCGAGGCGGCGCTGTGGAGGGCTGCTCAGGGGCGGCTCCAGAATCCTCGGGGAGCGAGCCCACTAGGCCCGGCGCCGCGGTGCTCGCCATGCGCTCGCCACACCCCGCTTTCCGCCCGCTTTCCCCGCGCCCTAGCCAGCCGCCCCGCCACCCCGAAAGGCCCCAGGCGAGCCGAGGACAGCCAGCCCGGCGTTTCTAGAACACCGCCGCGGGCGGAAAAGGAGCTGGAGCTGAGTGTAAATAGCCAGATCCAGTGTAGCCCGCGGAGCGTCGAGGAGGCGACGCCGACCCCTGggttttccaaacttttttttttttttttttttttttttttttttttttttgccgccCGCGGGGTGGCCAGCAGAGGCACCCATCCAGAGGCAAAGAGTGGGGGGCAAGGCAGGCTGGCTTGAGCTTGGGCCCAAAAATATCAGGGAAACTGCCAGGAAAGTCGTGATGGGGTACGCAAAGGAGTGGAGATGACAAGATGAACTGCGGAAAGCCAGCATCAGAGAACCGTAAAGAAATAgagcttttccttttccctttcctgtctCAGAGAGACAGAAGCGAAGGAGTTTAATAATGACAATGGAATACATTACATTAGGAGCACTAGAATATTTGGCTATGAGTTTTCTCTCTTACTAGATTGAAGGTGTTTGGAGACATACTTAAGGCTCCAGGCCTATTAAGTAAGTGGCAGCGACATATTCATACAATTCATTTAAGTGCAGATCTGAAATCAGAAGTTGCCAAAGGATGGCCCACTACACACTCAAGGAACTGCTAAAGAGAAATGAATCCTCTTAGATTCCttgggagatgggggggggggggaatatctgtataatttttatgtatgtgtatacgtATACGCAGTTCAGCTTTCACACCCATGTTTCCACGTGCAGTAAATGCATACaatcatctttaaaagaaaagggttTTGTGTAGCCCTTTTTGCATTCATACACCAAAACACATAAACGTTCACCCCCTTAATGATAACTAATGAGTACTTAGAGCACACCTTTTGGTCCTTACACCTTGGGGATCAGCAGGTCCTGGCCAAGGAATTGGTTCTGGGTAATTTCatagaaatcagaaaggaagttCCCAGAGGGTCTACCTGGATCCATTTGGAGCTGTAATCGCTTGCCTTTCCCTAACCATagacaattattaaaaaaaaatgttcattaaattagGGTCAGAAAGTTCTGGGTATAAGTCCTGATTCTGACTCTCCTCTGTAGTGTGTGTTCATCCAGACTCactgtgttcatttatttatctgcaaaatggtaACATCCCAGcccagagggaaaagggaaaagtccTGGTGGGAGTGCTGGGGGAGAGGGTTTGCACGGGAGGGGACACTCTGATGACTCTGCCAATAAAAGGCATTCagtaaaaaaaaagcattgtctTTGATTCCAGAGACTCCGTGCCTCTGTTTAAAAGCACTTGTGATCTGTAGATTATGAATTCATTGCTAATGCCTCACTATCTAAGCCCAACGAAGTAGGGATTTATACAATTGTAGAAGAGTTTAAACAGCTTTTCCCAGAGACCCAGAAGGGGAATGTCacttcaaaaacaaatttaactcatttaatgagataattattttattatagtttcaaACTAGTGGATTATTATAATTTAGTTGACTAAGAGTCGAAGCCATCCAAgctgaaaaattaggaaaaatggcAAAATCCCTCACCATTTATCAAACTTGAAACATGGAAGAATTACCAGATCATTAACATATGCAAacatgtaattatattttaattaagcaTCTCTAAAGGTATAGCTTATGTTCAAATTATAGAATGGTAGAAAACAGATTACAGATGGCTATTTTCACAGTCATTATACTTTTGAGCTTCTTTTGCACAAAAAgaggtgattttgttttttattttgttttcagtcatAAATGTGAAAACACTATCTGAAGTATTGCCCTTAGATTTAAATTTGTAATACCAGCCAGCCAATGGCTATGAACCTGATCTGTATACAAATTGCCAGCAAAGCCTTAATGTTCAATTTTAGTCCCAAAGAAACAGCAAAGCATCTTCACTGCATTTGAGTGTTCTAATATGATTATGCTGAACCACATATTTGTTCCAACAAACAACATGAGGAAAATACTGTTTTGGTGGAAAGCACTATGTGTTAAAGCCAAAAGATGAAGATAACTTAAGCCAACATATAGATATAATATGgataatttgaaaaaagaatgtattaatTAAATGACTTCCTTGAtgttctctcaaatgaataagtgtGTGTTTGATGATGGCAGAAGGTAGGGGTGGATGTGAGAGCTGGGTTTTCAAAATAATCCTCAAGGTCAAGGTGGATTCCTGGAGGTACTAAAATTAAGGCagagaaaaacttaaagaaaacttggaaataatACAGCACAGGGTAAAGGTGTTAGTAAATTACCAAGAAGTGGGGAAAGAGCTGAGGGATAGAAAGACAAGGTGTCCAAGGAGCTGAGGTCATTGAGGCCAACCTTGGGAAACATCCTGAAACATGTTGCAGGGCCAGAGAAAGGCTGGTGAGAAGAATCCACTGAAAGATACTGTGTTTGTGGGGTGATGGAAACAGaaggcgggctctctgctggtcTCATTCTCCGTGAGTTTGGACACAAGGACGCCTGCAGATCTTTCTCGCTAAAGTCATGAGTAAGTTGCACCTGTGACTCTGGAAAAGGCTCTGAGCCATGGAAGGTTCTGGATCTGCATTTTCCAGAACGGTAGCCATTTGCCACAAGTGACTACTGGACACTTGCAATGTGGCAAATATGAACTTAAATGTGTTGTGAGTTTAACATCCATGTGGGATTTTGAAAActccatgtaaaaaaaaatgtaaaatatctcaattaTTTTTATGTCAACTACATGTTGAACTGTTTGGCTATATCAggttaatataaaacatttttttaaagattttatttttttatttgagagcaagagagagaacatgaccaGGGGCAAGGtgtggagaagggcagaaggaagagcagactccctgctgaggaccctaagatcatgacctaaacagaagacagacatttaactgactgagcccctcaggtgcccctcaataaaatatgttaatgaaattaattttacctgtttctttttacttcttagaaTATGACTATTAGGAAATTGGGAAAGACTTAAACACTTTACACCTTTTTATGTGCAGTGCTGTTCTAGAGCCTATAATCCTGCCTTTGATTTGAGGTCACTTTGGTGCCAAATGCACCAGAACCACAGAATGTTAGAGTCGAAATGGACTTAGAGCTTACCTAGGCCTGTGGTTTTCAAGCTGTGCTAGGATGAGCCACAGGGAGTGGAGACACCAAAGCCAGGGGTTGGGTAAAGTCAGAGCTCGGGGGGTGAGCTGGAGGAGCTCTGAGACCATGCTACCAATCCCCAACCCACACTTGAGATGTATTCTTCTATTCCTGAGACTCTGAAGTAAGAGTTCACCGAAGAAAGGACTCTGCTTGGTATTTTGGTGTggtgtggtgttttgttttaatcctgGCCCATCATTTTACCTGTAAGGCAACTGGAGGCCCAGGGAATGGAGATGACTTGACCGAAGCCATCCTTGACCTTAGGACTTGACCTCAACTTCATCTGAAGGTCCAGCATGGCCTCTACAGTAGAGGAAGTGACTGACCTCTTGGGGAATTAATAAACTCCCTGTTTCAACTAAGGCAAACTGGTCCCTCTCCAAGCACTTAGCTATTCCTCTCCTTCCACTCATCCTTCCATTTGTGACCTCAGAAATGCCTCCTGCTGTTTGTCAAAAAAGAATTCTGGCCAAGCCCGCATGTGTGGATCATTGACACaaacttcttttctttatgaaaatacCAAACAAAGAACTCACTGGCGGTTGGTTTCCAGCAATGCATTGCTCTGGGATGGATGGCCTATTATTATTATGTGTTGCTACATCAAAGACTTCACATTCTCCCCTCTGCCAGGCTGAGCAATCATTTTCTCATTAGAAAATGCCGTCAGACCCACAGCCGCTCAACCCCAGGAGGCTGTGACTGAGTACTATGAAGGGACCTCCTGGGATGCCTAGACAAGCAGAGGTAAACACACCCTCTAAGCAATTCCAAAGCCCCTCCCACCTGGGTCAGGTCTAATGCAAAGGAATTACTCTAAGATCCTGAGCATCTTTTAGTGGCTTACGGCTGTATAGCTCCCAGATAGAACGAGCTCCTTCACATGGCCCAGTGTGTCATACTGTGCCTTACTGATCTTTACAAATTAAACAGGGATTGAACTGGCTTTAAAGATCTggcatttggaaaaataataataatgggtaTGGAGTCTCATTCCACTCTGTGCCCAGTGCTCCAGCGCTGCTGCACGTGACTGGCAAGCATTAACTCTCTTAAAGCTTCACATTCACATCGGGGCTATAAGTAGGTACTACTTTTATTAGCCCTCATTGAAAGATGAGGACACAGAAATACAGACGGGCGAAGAATCTGCCCCGGGTCACACAGCTACAAAGCAGCAGAGGCAGCACTGGAACCCAGACGATCCAGCGCCAGAACATCTGCTTTTAACCATTACGTGTGATTTAATTCACTCTCTATGTGATTTTATAAACTTCTCTCATATCCCCCTCCATCTCCCGACTGCCAgcgtatttttttaattgcctctTTGTGAGAATgcactgtttttccctctgctttctcctgaACCGCTTGGAGTCCCTTCTGTCCTCGCATGGTCTTTCTCACTGCTGGATCCTCCACATTCTGGACGGCATCAAAACCTCCACTTTGTTTCCAGAATCTTCCTGAATAGCGCTCTAAACTCGGTCAGTGCTTTCGGTCGCTGCTACAGGCAGCAAGGGAAAGTCTAGGACAGCTCTGTTACCCAGACCTGGACTAGTTCACCGTCCCATCCCCGAGACAGGCACCAGAGCTGACACGGAGTGGAGCGTGAGCTCAGGAAGTTCCCAGAGAATGAAGAAACGAGCGGATGAATGAACGGAGCATTTTTCTCACGCATACCCTTGCACTGTTTTTCCCTAGATGCACACCTGGCTCGTCTGATGCCTTTGAAGCTACTGATCTGGGCCTTCCGCCATAGGAAGAAGTTAAGGCACCTCCGATGTCCCTAAGTCCAGCCTTCTTATAAATTACTTATGCAGATATCAACCAAAGATCCGTCTCCACGGAGCCCCATTGCTTGTGCCTCTGTTTGCCCACCAGATTCTCCCCCTGCATAACTTAACCTCAATTTCTGTTTCTCCTGGCTTCTACACAAATATCAACAGCTTTCTCATTACCATCCATCTCATCATGATCCGTATCCTACTCAAGTTTGCATCTGTCAGCACTCTGCACTGTGATAGTCTTCCGTGCTCAGGAAAATTTCGCTCTTCTTGTTCGCTGAGTTTTAGCAAAAGGCAGGCatgctccttttctctttcaacatcTTCCCTTATGGAGCGTTCAGAGACATCTGTTTCCATGTGCTCCTCTCCCAGCCAGGCAACTCGGCCAGTGTTTATTTTCCAGCATGTGACTAATGCTGATGAATAGCTTTTTTCAGAAAGAGGCATTTCACCCAGACCCGTGCCTGGAAGCCTGTAAGTTCTTCATCCTACTGGGAGTGGGTAATGGGCTCTTAAAAACATGCTGTTCCAGTTCTGGACTAGACAGGGAGCAATGACCCGAGAAGTCCTGTTTCCAGTGTTCGGTGAAGGTGGCCCACATCCCCTAGGCACGCAGCATAGGGTGTTCATTGTTGCCCCCGATTTATGCAGTGGATAAAGCAACCACTTTAGAATTACATTCTCGGCTTGCAAGCACTAAGAATGTACAAATGTGGCGGAGGAGTCCATTTCTGGGTGAATTGAAGTGTCCACTGTGGGCTGAGTACTGAGCCCACGGGAACACACAGGCACGTCATAGATGCTCAAATGAATGCAGGTCAGGTCAGGTCCTGTCAATGCAAGTTATTCACAAGAGTAAAATCCCTGTTGAAGTTGACTAGATTGTAGTTCAAGTAGGAAtctgagagaagaagaaaatgttattgatGCCATAAACTTCCAGTTCACAAGAAATTCAGAATTCAAAGAAGATAAATAGATCGGATCAGAAGGTGGCCACACAGAGCTGGAGCTGAGCATCATTCATCTGCCAAAGCATGGATCCTGGGACAGGTGTGCATGGGGGACACATTAAGATGTATAATTCACAGAGAATTCTTAGCCACCTCCAATGCTGCCTTTTGCAATTCCAATTCCTAGGAACTAGCAAAACAGATACTATTGGGTAAATTACTACACTAAATTTAAATTGGATTCATAACAACAACCAATCCAATGAAGTGTTTTCTCTATATTCTTCACAGCGGATTTGGAGTCCCTTTTCCATGCATCATCCCAATCCTTGTGTATGTGTAGTACATGAATTCTCCAGAATGTGGATAAGAAGTTGGACACTTAGATATTTTGCTTATCAAGATCATCCAGCATATCCCACCAATGGCTCCTTCCAGCCCATCTAGTACTTGGGACTACTTTC from Lutra lutra chromosome 15, mLutLut1.2, whole genome shotgun sequence includes these protein-coding regions:
- the DUSP10 gene encoding dual specificity protein phosphatase 10 produces the protein MPPSPLDDRVVVALSRPVRPQDLNLCLDSSYLGSAAPSSNSHPPVIATTVVSLKAANLTYMPSSSGSARSLNCGCSSASCCTVATYDKDNQAQTQAIAAGAATTAIGTSTTCPANQMVNNNENAGSLSPSGGVGSPVSGTPKQLASIKIIYPNDLAKKMTKCSKSHLPSQGPVIIDCRPFMEYNKSHIQGAVHINCADKISRRRLQQGKITVLDLISCREGKDSFKRIFSKEIIVYDENTNEPSRVMPSQPLHIVLESLKREGKEPLVLKGGLSSFKQNHENLCDNSLQLQECREVGGGASAAPSKLPQSIPTTPDIENAELTPILPFLFLGNEQDAQDLDTMQRLNIGYVINVTTHLPLYHYEKGLFNYKRLPATDSNKQNLRQYFEEAFEFIEEAHQCGKGLLIHCQAGVSRSATIVIAYLMKHTRMTMTDAYKFVKGKRPIISPNLNFMGQLLEFEEDLNNGVTPRILTPKLMGVETVV